The Streptomyces sp. NBC_00670 genome window below encodes:
- the ctaC gene encoding aa3-type cytochrome oxidase subunit II, with amino-acid sequence MSPNGSDLPHAAGGAGGTPKPRRPMRRKLLQALTAGLVLATATGCTYKDFPRLGMPTPTTEEAPRILSLWQGSWAAAIAVGCLVWGLILWSAFFHRRSRTKVEVPPQTRYNMPIEALYTVVPLIIVSVLFYFTARDETKLMDTSAKPDVTINVVGFQWSWGFNYVENVDGSTGDAKTDKNLEPIPDRFKKDFPANAGGVYDVGTPASKNPQNGNPGPTLWLPKGETVRFVLTSRDVIHSFWVLPFLMKQDVIPGHTNAFQVTPNKEGTYRGKCAELCGVDHSRMLFNVKIVSPERYQQHLKDLAKKGQTGYIPAGIAQTSHEKNRETNNL; translated from the coding sequence GTGAGTCCCAACGGCTCCGACCTCCCCCACGCCGCGGGCGGCGCGGGCGGTACCCCCAAGCCGCGGCGCCCGATGCGGCGGAAGCTGCTGCAGGCGCTGACTGCGGGCCTGGTCCTGGCGACCGCGACCGGTTGCACATACAAGGACTTCCCTCGCCTTGGTATGCCCACCCCGACCACGGAAGAGGCTCCGCGGATCCTCTCCCTGTGGCAGGGCTCCTGGGCGGCCGCGATCGCGGTCGGCTGCCTGGTCTGGGGCCTGATCCTGTGGAGTGCTTTCTTCCACCGGCGCAGCCGCACCAAGGTCGAGGTTCCCCCTCAGACCCGGTACAACATGCCCATCGAGGCGCTGTACACCGTGGTCCCCCTGATCATCGTCTCGGTGCTGTTCTACTTCACCGCCCGGGACGAGACGAAGCTCATGGACACCTCCGCCAAGCCCGACGTGACCATCAACGTCGTCGGCTTCCAGTGGAGCTGGGGCTTCAACTACGTCGAGAACGTCGACGGTTCCACAGGTGACGCGAAGACCGACAAGAACCTGGAGCCGATCCCGGACCGGTTCAAGAAGGACTTCCCGGCCAACGCCGGCGGCGTCTACGACGTCGGCACGCCCGCCTCGAAGAACCCGCAGAACGGCAACCCCGGCCCGACCCTGTGGCTGCCCAAGGGCGAGACCGTCCGCTTCGTTCTCACCTCGCGCGACGTCATCCACTCCTTCTGGGTGCTGCCGTTCCTGATGAAGCAGGACGTCATCCCGGGCCACACCAACGCTTTCCAGGTGACCCCCAACAAGGAGGGCACCTACCGCGGCAAGTGCGCCGAGCTCTGTGGCGTCGACCACTCCCGGATGCTGTTCAACGTGAAGATCGTTTCCCCTGAGCGTTACCAGCAGCATCTCAAGGACCTCGCCAAGAAGGGGCAGACCGGTTACATTCCCGCCGGCATCGCGCAGACGAGCCACGAGAAGAACCGGGAGACGAACAACCTGTGA
- a CDS encoding cysteine desulfurase/sulfurtransferase TusA family protein produces the protein MPYFDAASAAPLHPVARQALLAALDEGWADPARLYREGRRARLLLDAAREAAAEAVGCRPDELVFTSSGTRAVHSGIAGALGGRRRVGRHLIVSAVEHSSVLHAAESLEADGGTVTRVGVDRTGAVDPSAYAAALRPDTALACLQSANHEVGTEQPVAEVAAACRAAGVPLLVDAAQSLGWGPVAGEWSLLAASAHKWGGPSGVGLLAVRKGTRFAPSGPGDERESGRAPGFENLPAIVAAAASLRAVRAEASQEALRLRELTERIRGRVAELVPDVEVVGDPERRLPGIVTFSCLYVDGETLLHELDRAGYSVSSGSSCTSSTLTPSHVLVAMGVLSEGNVRVSLPAGVAEADVEGFLSVVPGVVEGVRAKLGVSVEVRPGAGKASSAVVDALGKRCPIPVIELAKVWGEVPVGGVVRVLSDDEAARLDIPAWCEMRGQRYEGEEAVEGGAGVAYVVRRVS, from the coding sequence ATGCCCTACTTCGACGCCGCCTCCGCCGCTCCCCTTCATCCCGTGGCCCGCCAGGCGCTGCTGGCCGCCCTGGACGAGGGCTGGGCCGATCCCGCGCGGCTGTACCGGGAGGGGCGCCGGGCCCGGCTGCTGCTCGACGCGGCGCGGGAGGCGGCCGCGGAGGCGGTGGGGTGCCGTCCCGACGAGCTGGTCTTCACCTCCTCCGGCACCCGGGCGGTGCACTCCGGGATCGCGGGGGCGCTCGGCGGCCGGCGGCGCGTCGGACGCCACCTGATCGTGTCAGCGGTCGAACACTCTTCGGTGCTGCACGCGGCCGAGTCGCTCGAGGCGGACGGCGGGACGGTCACCCGGGTCGGGGTCGACCGTACGGGCGCGGTGGACCCGTCGGCGTACGCGGCGGCGCTGCGGCCCGACACCGCGCTGGCGTGTCTGCAGTCCGCCAACCACGAGGTGGGCACCGAACAGCCGGTGGCCGAGGTGGCGGCGGCCTGCCGGGCGGCCGGGGTGCCGCTCCTTGTCGACGCGGCGCAGTCGCTGGGGTGGGGGCCGGTGGCCGGGGAGTGGTCGCTGCTCGCGGCCAGTGCGCACAAGTGGGGCGGGCCGTCCGGGGTGGGGCTGCTAGCGGTGCGCAAGGGGACGCGGTTCGCGCCGTCCGGCCCGGGCGACGAGCGGGAGTCGGGGCGGGCGCCCGGCTTCGAGAACCTCCCGGCCATCGTGGCGGCGGCCGCCTCGCTGCGGGCGGTGCGGGCCGAGGCGTCCCAGGAAGCCTTGCGGCTGCGGGAGTTGACGGAGCGGATCCGGGGGCGGGTGGCGGAGCTGGTGCCGGACGTGGAGGTGGTGGGGGATCCGGAGCGGCGGCTGCCGGGGATCGTGACGTTCTCCTGTCTCTATGTCGACGGGGAGACGCTGCTGCACGAACTGGACCGGGCGGGGTACTCCGTGTCGTCCGGGTCGTCGTGCACGAGCAGCACGTTGACGCCGAGCCATGTGCTGGTGGCGATGGGGGTGCTGAGCGAGGGGAATGTGCGGGTGTCGCTGCCGGCGGGGGTGGCGGAGGCGGACGTCGAGGGGTTTCTGTCCGTGGTGCCGGGGGTGGTGGAGGGGGTGCGGGCGAAGCTGGGGGTGTCGGTGGAGGTCCGGCCGGGGGCCGGGAAGGCCTCTTCGGCGGTGGTCGACGCGCTCGGGAAGCGGTGCCCCATTCCGGTGATCGAGTTGGCGAAGGTGTGGGGGGAGGTGCCGGTGGGGGGTGTGGTGCGGGTGCTGTCCGACGACGAGGCGGCGCGGCTGGACATTCCGGCGTGGTGCGAGATGCGGGGGCAGCGGTACGAGGGGGAGGAAGCGGTGGAGGGGGGTGCGGGGGTGGCGTATGTGGTGCGCCGGGTGTCGTGA
- a CDS encoding carbohydrate kinase family protein, whose translation MRIAVTGSIATDHLMTFPGRFTDQLVADQLHTVSLSFLVDNLDVRRGGVGANIAFGMGQLGTRPVLVGAAGADFDEYRAWLDRHGVDTDSVRISETLHTARFVCTTDADHNQIGSFYTGAMSEARLIELKTVADRVGGLDLVLIGADDPEGMLRHTEECRSRGIPFAADFSQQIARMNGDEIRILLDGATYLFSNEYEKGLIESKTGWTDAEILERVGHRVTTLGARGVRVERVGAEPIEVGCPEEERKADPTGVGDAFRAGFLSGLAWGVSLERAAQVGCMLATLVIETVGTQEYRLQRAHFMDRFTKAYGEEAGVEVKTHLR comes from the coding sequence GTGCGTATCGCAGTCACCGGCTCCATCGCCACCGACCATCTGATGACCTTCCCCGGCCGCTTCACCGATCAGCTCGTCGCGGACCAGCTGCACACGGTCTCCCTCTCCTTCCTGGTCGACAACCTCGACGTACGCCGGGGCGGTGTCGGCGCGAACATCGCCTTCGGCATGGGCCAGCTCGGCACCCGCCCCGTACTGGTCGGCGCGGCCGGCGCGGACTTCGACGAGTACCGGGCGTGGCTGGACCGGCACGGCGTCGACACGGACTCCGTCCGCATCTCCGAGACCCTGCACACCGCACGCTTCGTGTGCACCACCGACGCCGACCACAACCAGATCGGCTCCTTCTACACGGGCGCGATGAGCGAGGCCCGGCTGATCGAGCTGAAGACGGTCGCCGACCGGGTGGGCGGCCTCGACCTCGTCCTGATCGGCGCGGACGACCCCGAGGGGATGCTCCGGCACACCGAGGAGTGCCGCTCGCGCGGCATCCCGTTCGCCGCCGACTTCTCGCAGCAGATCGCCCGGATGAACGGCGACGAGATCCGGATACTGCTGGACGGGGCGACGTACCTCTTCTCCAACGAGTACGAGAAGGGCCTGATCGAGTCCAAGACCGGCTGGACCGACGCGGAGATCCTGGAGCGGGTCGGCCACCGGGTGACCACGCTCGGGGCGCGGGGCGTGCGGGTCGAGCGGGTCGGGGCGGAGCCGATCGAGGTGGGGTGCCCGGAGGAGGAGCGCAAGGCCGACCCCACGGGTGTCGGCGACGCGTTCCGGGCGGGGTTCCTGTCGGGGCTGGCGTGGGGGGTTTCGCTGGAGCGGGCGGCGCAGGTGGGGTGCATGCTGGCGACGCTGGTGATCGAGACGGTGGGGACGCAGGAGTACCGGTTGCAGCGGGCCCACTTCATGGACCGCTTCACGAAGGCGTACGGCGAGGAAGCGGGCGTGGAGGTCAAGACCCACCTGCGATGA
- a CDS encoding HesB/IscA family protein encodes MSVSDETTTVTDGIILTDAAASKVKALLDQEGRDDLALRVAVQPGGCSGLRYQLFFDERSLDGDVKKDFGGVAVVTDRMSAPYLGGATIDFVDTIEKQGFTIDNPNATGSCACGDSFS; translated from the coding sequence ATGTCCGTATCGGACGAGACCACCACCGTCACCGACGGCATCATCCTGACGGACGCCGCCGCGTCCAAGGTCAAGGCCCTGCTCGACCAGGAAGGCCGTGACGACCTCGCGCTGCGCGTGGCCGTTCAGCCCGGCGGCTGCTCCGGCCTGCGCTACCAGCTCTTCTTCGACGAGCGCTCGCTCGACGGCGACGTGAAGAAGGACTTCGGCGGGGTCGCGGTCGTCACCGACCGCATGAGCGCGCCGTACCTGGGCGGTGCCACCATCGACTTCGTGGACACGATCGAGAAGCAGGGCTTCACGATCGACAACCCGAACGCGACGGGCTCCTGCGCCTGCGGTGACTCCTTCAGCTGA
- the nadA gene encoding quinolinate synthase NadA: MTTAQTTELDVQPSPLALLLLGREADPRSERGVECPGDLPSPSDPDLVERARAAKEKLGDKVFVLGHHYQRDEVIQFADVTGDSFKLARDAAARPEAEYIVFCGVHFMAESADILTSDAQKVVLPDLAAGCSMADMATAEQVAECWDVLTEAGIAEQVVPVSYMNSSADIKAFTGRHGGTICTSSNAQRALEWAFAQGEPSTTKVLFLPDQHLGRNTAVRDMGMSLEDCVVYNPHKPNGGLTAEELRTARMILWRGHCSVHGRFSLESVNDVRARIPGVNVLVHPECRHEVVAAADYVGSTEYIIKALQAAPAGSKWAVGTELNLVRRLANRFAPEGKEIVFLDRTVCFCSTMNRIDLPHLVWTLESLAEGTLVNRIEVDAETEAFAKLALERMLALP; this comes from the coding sequence GTGACCACCGCCCAGACCACCGAGCTCGACGTACAGCCCTCCCCCCTCGCCCTGCTGCTGCTCGGCCGCGAGGCCGACCCTAGGAGCGAGCGCGGGGTGGAGTGCCCCGGCGACCTGCCCTCGCCGTCCGACCCGGACCTGGTCGAGCGCGCCCGTGCGGCCAAGGAGAAGCTCGGCGACAAGGTCTTCGTGCTCGGCCACCACTACCAGCGCGACGAGGTCATCCAGTTCGCGGACGTCACCGGCGACTCCTTCAAGCTGGCCCGGGACGCCGCCGCCCGTCCGGAGGCGGAGTACATCGTCTTCTGCGGTGTGCACTTCATGGCCGAGTCCGCCGACATCCTGACCTCCGACGCGCAGAAGGTCGTCCTGCCCGACCTGGCCGCCGGCTGTTCGATGGCCGACATGGCGACGGCCGAGCAGGTCGCCGAGTGCTGGGACGTGCTCACCGAGGCGGGCATCGCCGAGCAGGTGGTGCCGGTGTCGTACATGAACTCCTCCGCCGACATCAAGGCCTTCACCGGCAGGCACGGCGGCACCATCTGCACGTCCTCCAACGCGCAGCGCGCCCTGGAGTGGGCCTTCGCGCAGGGGGAGCCCTCGACAACAAAGGTGCTGTTCCTGCCGGACCAGCACCTCGGGCGCAACACCGCCGTCCGCGACATGGGCATGTCGCTGGAGGACTGCGTCGTCTACAACCCGCACAAGCCGAACGGCGGGCTGACGGCGGAGGAGCTGCGGACAGCCAGGATGATCCTGTGGCGCGGCCACTGCTCGGTGCACGGCCGGTTCAGCCTGGAGTCGGTCAACGACGTACGGGCCCGGATCCCCGGCGTCAACGTGCTGGTGCACCCCGAATGCCGGCACGAGGTCGTCGCGGCGGCGGACTACGTCGGCTCGACGGAGTACATCATCAAGGCCCTTCAGGCGGCCCCGGCCGGGTCCAAGTGGGCCGTCGGCACGGAGCTGAACCTGGTACGGCGACTGGCGAACCGTTTCGCCCCCGAGGGCAAGGAGATCGTCTTCCTGGACCGCACGGTCTGCTTCTGCTCGACGATGAACCGCATCGACCTGCCGCACCTGGTGTGGACGCTGGAGTCGCTGGCGGAGGGCACGCTGGTGAACCGGATCGAGGTCGACGCGGAGACGGAGGCGTTCGCCAAGCTGGCGCTCGAGCGGATGCTGGCCCTTCCGTAG
- a CDS encoding response regulator transcription factor encodes MTIRVLLADDQALLRSAFRVLVDSEPDMEVVGEACEGAEAVRLTRERAADVVLMDIRMPGTDGLAATRLISADPELAHVRVVMLTTFEVDEYVVQSLRAGASGFLGKGSEPEELLSAIRVAAGGEALLSPAATKGLIARFLAQGDMDDDGRDRAHAERLAALTGREREVLVQVAGGHSNDEIAERLEVSPLTVKTHVNRAMSKLGARDRAQLVVIAYESGLVRPRTD; translated from the coding sequence ATGACGATCCGCGTCCTGCTCGCCGACGACCAGGCGCTGCTGCGGAGCGCGTTCCGTGTGCTCGTGGACTCCGAGCCGGACATGGAGGTCGTGGGGGAGGCCTGCGAGGGCGCGGAGGCGGTGCGTCTGACCCGCGAACGGGCCGCCGACGTCGTCCTCATGGACATCCGCATGCCCGGCACGGATGGTCTTGCCGCCACCCGGCTGATCAGCGCGGACCCCGAACTCGCCCATGTCCGGGTGGTGATGCTGACGACCTTCGAGGTCGACGAGTACGTGGTGCAGTCCCTGCGCGCCGGTGCCTCCGGCTTCCTGGGCAAGGGCTCAGAGCCGGAGGAGCTGCTGAGCGCGATCCGGGTCGCCGCCGGCGGCGAGGCCCTGCTGTCGCCGGCCGCCACCAAGGGGCTGATCGCCCGCTTCCTGGCGCAGGGCGACATGGACGACGACGGCCGCGACCGGGCGCACGCCGAGCGGCTTGCCGCGCTCACCGGGCGCGAGCGCGAGGTGCTCGTCCAGGTCGCGGGCGGCCACTCCAACGACGAGATCGCCGAGCGGCTGGAGGTCAGCCCGCTGACGGTGAAGACGCACGTCAACCGGGCCATGAGCAAGCTCGGCGCCCGCGACCGCGCCCAACTGGTCGTCATCGCCTACGAGTCGGGCCTGGTCCGCCCGCGCACGGACTGA
- a CDS encoding sensor histidine kinase — translation MGNLSQARCWPSKHPLTFDGGLAVGVFVCMVAGSFVDPHGEHGVSWTLRSPTPLSLALMVPAAAALVLRRLAPLAVLAVTTALSLVELITGDPRAPVSMAAVIALFTVAAVTDRPTTWRVGLLTMTVLTATAMLSGPLPWYTQENLGLFAWTGMAAAAGDAVRSRRAFVHAIRERAERAERTREEEARRRVAEERLRIARDLHDVVAHHIALVNVQAGVAAHVMDKRPDQAKEALAHVREASRSALNELRATVGLLRQSGDPEAPTEPAPGLARLDELADTFRHAGLPVEVARADHGTILPAAVDLAAYRVIQEALTNVQKHAGESAKAEVSVVRVGPHVEVTVLDNGAGGDDGPEDGGGHGLLGMRERVTALAGTLTAGPRYGGGFRVHAILPLDRRTSATTEDSP, via the coding sequence GTGGGCAATCTGTCGCAGGCCCGGTGCTGGCCGTCGAAGCATCCCCTGACGTTCGACGGGGGGCTCGCCGTCGGCGTGTTCGTCTGCATGGTCGCCGGGTCCTTCGTCGACCCGCACGGGGAGCACGGGGTGTCCTGGACGCTGCGCAGCCCCACCCCCCTCAGCCTCGCCCTGATGGTGCCGGCCGCCGCCGCGCTGGTGCTGCGCCGGCTCGCCCCCCTCGCCGTCCTGGCCGTCACCACCGCGCTCTCCCTCGTCGAGCTGATCACCGGCGACCCCCGCGCCCCCGTCTCGATGGCCGCCGTCATCGCGCTGTTCACCGTCGCCGCCGTCACCGACCGCCCCACCACCTGGCGGGTCGGCCTGCTGACCATGACCGTGCTGACCGCCACCGCGATGCTCTCCGGACCGCTGCCCTGGTACACCCAGGAGAACCTCGGCCTGTTCGCCTGGACCGGCATGGCCGCGGCGGCCGGGGACGCCGTCCGCAGCCGGCGGGCGTTCGTGCACGCCATCCGCGAGCGCGCCGAACGCGCCGAGCGCACCCGCGAGGAGGAGGCCCGCCGCCGTGTCGCCGAGGAGCGGCTGCGCATCGCCCGCGATCTGCACGACGTCGTCGCCCACCACATCGCCCTGGTCAACGTCCAGGCCGGGGTCGCCGCCCACGTCATGGACAAGCGGCCCGACCAGGCCAAGGAAGCCCTCGCCCACGTACGGGAGGCCAGCCGCTCGGCGCTGAACGAACTGCGGGCCACCGTCGGCCTGCTGCGCCAGTCCGGCGACCCGGAGGCCCCCACCGAGCCCGCCCCCGGGCTCGCCCGGCTCGACGAACTCGCCGACACCTTCCGCCACGCGGGCCTGCCCGTCGAGGTCGCCCGGGCCGACCACGGCACGATCCTGCCCGCCGCCGTCGACCTCGCCGCCTACCGCGTCATCCAGGAAGCCCTCACCAACGTGCAGAAACACGCGGGCGAGAGCGCCAAGGCCGAGGTCAGCGTCGTCCGCGTGGGCCCGCACGTGGAGGTCACCGTCCTGGACAACGGGGCCGGTGGCGACGACGGCCCCGAGGACGGGGGCGGGCACGGACTGCTCGGCATGCGCGAGCGGGTCACCGCCCTGGCCGGCACCCTCACCGCGGGCCCCCGGTACGGGGGCGGCTTCCGCGTCCATGCGATCCTGCCGCTCGACCGCCGTACTTCCGCCACCACCGAGGACAGCCCATGA
- the pspAA gene encoding PspA-associated protein PspAA — MIVRIMGEGQVKLDDSRFAELNKLDDDLLAEVEGGDEAGFRRTLTALLDEVRRLGEPLPADSLEPSELILPSPEATLEEVREMLSDDGLLPG, encoded by the coding sequence ATGATCGTACGGATCATGGGGGAGGGGCAGGTGAAGCTGGACGACTCCCGCTTCGCCGAGCTCAACAAGCTGGACGACGACCTGCTGGCGGAGGTGGAGGGCGGCGACGAGGCGGGCTTCCGGCGCACCCTGACGGCGCTGTTGGACGAGGTGCGGCGGCTCGGCGAGCCGTTGCCCGCCGACTCCCTGGAGCCGTCCGAACTCATCCTCCCGTCGCCGGAGGCGACGCTGGAGGAGGTCAGGGAGATGCTGTCGGACGACGGGCTGTTGCCGGGGTAG
- a CDS encoding PspA/IM30 family protein yields MSGVMKRMGMIFRAKANKALDRAEDPRETLDYSYQKQLELLQKVRRGVADVATSRKRLELQLNQLQSQSGKLEDQGRKALALGREDLAREALSRRAALQQQVTDLETQHQTLQGEEEKLTLAAQRLQAKVDAFRTKKETIKATYTAAQAQTRIGEAFSGISEEMGDVGLAIQRAEDKTQQMQARAGAIDELLASGALDDPSGMAKDDIQAELDRLSGGTDVELELQRMKAELAGPAEQRQAIEGGEGQAQAPSQSQAQPQDTPRFDKQ; encoded by the coding sequence ATGAGCGGTGTCATGAAGCGTATGGGGATGATCTTCCGCGCGAAGGCGAACAAGGCCCTTGACCGGGCCGAGGACCCGCGCGAAACCCTCGATTACTCGTATCAGAAGCAGCTGGAGCTGCTCCAGAAGGTGCGCCGCGGCGTCGCCGACGTGGCGACCTCGCGCAAGCGCCTGGAGCTCCAGCTCAACCAGCTCCAGTCACAGTCCGGGAAGCTGGAGGACCAGGGCCGCAAGGCGCTCGCCCTCGGTCGCGAGGACCTCGCCCGCGAGGCGCTCTCCCGCCGCGCCGCGCTCCAGCAGCAGGTCACGGACCTGGAGACCCAGCACCAGACGCTCCAGGGCGAGGAGGAGAAGCTCACCCTCGCGGCCCAGCGCCTCCAGGCCAAGGTGGACGCCTTCCGTACGAAGAAGGAGACCATCAAGGCCACGTACACCGCCGCCCAGGCGCAGACCCGGATCGGCGAGGCCTTCTCCGGCATCTCCGAGGAGATGGGCGACGTCGGCCTGGCCATCCAGCGCGCCGAGGACAAGACGCAGCAGATGCAGGCCCGCGCCGGCGCCATCGACGAACTCCTCGCCTCCGGCGCCCTGGACGACCCCTCCGGCATGGCCAAGGACGACATCCAGGCCGAGCTGGACCGCCTCTCCGGCGGCACGGACGTGGAGCTGGAGCTGCAGCGGATGAAGGCGGAGCTGGCCGGCCCCGCCGAGCAGCGCCAGGCCATCGAGGGCGGCGAGGGCCAGGCCCAGGCGCCGTCCCAGAGCCAGGCCCAGCCGCAGGACACCCCGCGCTTCGACAAGCAGTGA
- a CDS encoding DUF3043 domain-containing protein gives MRLRSMPMHPVPLGFVFRSRAKDEKAAVADKVSATGSKQPRDPQAPKGRPTPKRSEAQSQRRSVANTPVTRKDAARRQRDERRAAMERQRQALASGDERYLPARDKGPVRKFARDFIDSRFSVAEFFLPMAVVILALSLVRVGSLQNIALLLWLVVIVLIVLDSIVSAFRLRKQLTARFPDQNRRGAVAYALMRSLQMRRLRLPKPQAKRGERP, from the coding sequence ATGCGGCTGCGGTCCATGCCGATGCACCCCGTACCCTTGGGCTTTGTGTTCCGTAGCCGTGCCAAGGACGAGAAGGCCGCCGTCGCCGACAAGGTGAGCGCGACCGGCTCCAAGCAGCCCCGTGACCCGCAGGCCCCGAAGGGCCGGCCGACCCCCAAGCGCAGCGAGGCCCAGTCGCAGCGCCGCAGCGTCGCCAACACGCCGGTGACGCGCAAGGACGCCGCCCGGCGCCAGCGCGACGAGCGGCGTGCCGCGATGGAGCGCCAGCGCCAGGCGCTGGCCAGCGGCGACGAGCGGTACCTGCCCGCGCGCGACAAGGGCCCGGTGCGCAAGTTCGCGCGGGACTTCATCGACTCGCGGTTCAGCGTCGCGGAGTTCTTCCTGCCGATGGCCGTGGTCATCCTGGCGCTGAGCCTGGTGCGGGTGGGCTCGCTGCAGAACATCGCGCTGCTGCTGTGGCTGGTCGTGATCGTGCTGATCGTGCTCGACTCGATCGTCTCCGCGTTCCGGCTGCGCAAGCAGCTGACCGCCCGCTTCCCGGACCAGAACCGGCGTGGCGCCGTCGCCTACGCGCTGATGCGCTCGCTCCAGATGCGCCGGCTGCGGCTGCCCAAACCCCAGGCCAAGCGCGGGGAACGGCCCTGA
- a CDS encoding class I SAM-dependent methyltransferase, with product MGRQLDEQIAGRFPVGQRLRVLDVGMGQGTQALRLLRAGHRVTGLERDARMLSVAHEALAAEPEGVRERMRIIEGDGRDTGVHFLPGSFDVVLCHGVLMYVEEPDPLVAGLARMLAPGGLLSLLVRNGDALAMRPGLSGDWPAALAAFDTTAYTNRLGLEVRADRLEALTATLAGIGAPLHAWYGVRVFTDTAPDGAEPPASDGALSALLAAEERAGRTDPYRRVAALLHLCGVRGA from the coding sequence GTGGGCCGGCAGCTGGACGAGCAGATAGCCGGGCGGTTCCCGGTCGGGCAGCGGCTGCGGGTGCTCGACGTCGGCATGGGCCAGGGCACGCAGGCCCTGCGGCTGCTGCGGGCCGGGCACAGGGTGACCGGCCTGGAGCGGGACGCGCGGATGCTGTCGGTGGCGCACGAGGCGCTGGCCGCGGAGCCGGAGGGCGTCCGCGAGCGGATGCGGATCATCGAGGGCGACGGCCGCGACACCGGCGTGCACTTCCTGCCGGGCAGCTTCGACGTGGTGCTGTGCCACGGGGTGCTGATGTACGTGGAGGAGCCTGACCCGCTGGTGGCGGGGCTGGCCCGGATGCTGGCGCCCGGCGGGTTGCTGTCCCTGCTGGTACGCAACGGCGACGCGCTCGCCATGCGGCCGGGCCTGTCCGGCGACTGGCCGGCGGCGCTCGCCGCGTTCGACACGACGGCGTACACGAATCGTCTGGGGCTCGAGGTCCGCGCGGACCGCCTGGAGGCGCTGACGGCGACGCTCGCGGGGATCGGGGCGCCGTTGCACGCGTGGTACGGCGTGCGGGTCTTCACGGACACGGCGCCGGACGGGGCGGAGCCGCCGGCCTCCGACGGGGCGCTGAGCGCGCTGCTGGCGGCGGAGGAACGGGCGGGCCGCACGGACCCGTACCGCCGGGTCGCGGCGTTGCTGCACCTTTGCGGGGTACGGGGCGCCTGA
- a CDS encoding S1C family serine protease — translation MDAFRSRALTTCSAMACAALLLGGCSPGSGDSGDEPRAATATPATRPMAANDLQSDYQKVIKDVLPSVVQIRASQDLGSGVVYDDKGHIVTNAHVVGDEKTFKVTTANSEDTFTARLVYSYPEQDLAVIKLDKLPQRLKAASFADSTKVAVGQIVLAMGSPLGLSSSVTQGIVSATGRTVSEGRSGGGTGATIPNMLQTSAAINPGNSGGALVDLDGRVVGIPTLAATDPDLGGSAAPGIGFAIPSSMVKTIADQIVSEGKVTDSGRAALGITARTVVGDDYQPAGVAVVDVTKGGAADKAGLRSGDIITGLGGTRVTTLTSLAEALAGKKPGDRTTVTYTRGGDRRTAGVTLGEQ, via the coding sequence ATGGACGCTTTCCGTAGCCGCGCGCTCACGACGTGCTCCGCCATGGCCTGCGCCGCCCTCCTCCTGGGCGGCTGCTCCCCCGGCTCCGGTGACTCCGGGGACGAACCCCGCGCCGCGACCGCCACCCCCGCCACCCGCCCCATGGCCGCCAACGACCTCCAGAGCGACTACCAGAAGGTCATCAAGGACGTCCTGCCCTCGGTCGTGCAGATCCGGGCCAGCCAGGACCTCGGCTCCGGGGTGGTCTACGACGACAAGGGCCACATCGTCACCAACGCCCACGTCGTCGGCGACGAGAAGACGTTCAAGGTGACCACGGCCAACAGCGAGGACACCTTCACCGCACGGCTGGTGTACTCGTACCCCGAGCAGGACCTCGCCGTCATCAAGCTGGACAAGCTGCCGCAGAGGCTGAAGGCGGCCTCCTTCGCCGACTCCACGAAGGTCGCGGTCGGCCAGATCGTGCTGGCGATGGGCTCCCCGCTCGGCCTGTCGTCGAGCGTGACCCAGGGCATCGTCTCGGCGACCGGCCGCACCGTCAGCGAGGGCCGCTCGGGCGGCGGCACGGGTGCCACCATCCCCAACATGTTGCAGACCTCCGCGGCGATCAACCCCGGCAACAGCGGGGGCGCGCTCGTGGACCTCGACGGCCGGGTGGTCGGGATCCCCACGCTCGCCGCGACCGACCCCGACCTGGGCGGCAGCGCGGCGCCAGGGATCGGGTTCGCGATCCCGTCATCGATGGTGAAGACGATCGCCGACCAGATCGTGAGCGAGGGCAAGGTCACCGACTCCGGCCGGGCGGCGCTCGGGATCACGGCCCGGACCGTGGTCGGTGACGACTATCAGCCGGCGGGGGTCGCGGTCGTGGACGTCACCAAGGGCGGCGCGGCCGACAAGGCGGGGCTGAGGTCGGGTGACATCATCACCGGACTCGGCGGGACCCGGGTCACCACCCTCACCTCGCTCGCCGAGGCGCTGGCCGGCAAGAAGCCGGGCGACCGCACGACGGTGACGTACACGCGGGGCGGCGACCGCAGGACGGCCGGCGTGACACTGGGCGAGCAGTGA